One window of Dysidea avara chromosome 11, odDysAvar1.4, whole genome shotgun sequence genomic DNA carries:
- the LOC136239182 gene encoding uncharacterized protein, with product MSKLSSYVEGLEKEAKARYLEKISLINYIDRFTKPCKGEPLMEFRRWKIVILCLTLFSRLVLLRWHNLKPGLEAYNQFVCGKLLTCGRRLNEPPLACWIILELTGEVCCAHCTCKAGQGETCTHVASLLFYLEASARIQGTSTCTQKACQWIIPSYLKEVEYLPIKNINFTSARGIKWRLDDQIKSLEDSDPAEQMDESDLSVCEKSEKAGITSTEVELSLLFQNLSVAGTKPGVLSVVPAHSEQFVPTSANENFPQPLTSLKNVKYMGMNYHDLLKECDSVSLNITEKMVECVETATRDQSKSKLWYKFRAGRITASRMKTVCHTDSAKPSQSLIKGICYPEAFSFTRKATSWGCSHESEAREIYLKTSKSQHGDFSVAECGLFNNTEWPFVGASPDGIINCTCHGRGVLEIKCSFCHREASLQTAATEDKKFCLKVTDGKLHLDKSHAYYYQVQTQLFVCNVDYADFCVRTFDKDLQGMHSNNGIHIERIERNVNFWTSCIDKAHHFFKTSLLPELMGNWYTRPALQRLTSEEGNSNKTVSDSTIDCELSFVDTIDSAESLYRHCRGPEAGTMIACDNSDCPIEWFHTKCLKLKSLPKGKSKWYCPDCRKLPEFLTRKKKLFLMLLLCLF from the exons ATGTCTAAGCTATCTTCGTACGTTGAAGGCTTAGAGAAGGAAGCAAAGGCTCGATATCTAGAGAAAATATCACTAATAAATTATATCGACCGGTTTACCAAGCCTTGCAAAGGAGAGCCTTTGATGGAGTTCCGCCGGTGGAAGATTGTGATCTTGTGTCTTACGTTGTTCTCCAGACTAGTTTTATTACGATGGCACAATTTAAAGCCCGGCTTAGAGGCCTACAACCAGTTCGTTTGTGGAAAGCTGCTTACTTGTGGTCGA CGATTAAATGAGCCACCATTAGCTTGCTGGATTATACTGGAACTAACTGGTGAGGTTTGCTGTGCTCATTGCACCTGCAAAGCAGGCCAGGGTGAAACTTGTACCCATGTTGCTTCACTCCTTTTTTATTTGGAGGCTTCAGCCAGAATCCAAGGGACTAGTACTTGTACACAGAAAGCATGCCAGTGGATTATTCCTTCTTATTTAAAGGAAGTTGAGTATTTACCAATTAAAAACATCAACTTTACCTCCGCCCGTGGCATAAAATGGAGATTAGATGACCAAATAAAATCATTGGAAGATTCAGATCCAGCAGAGCAGATGGATGAGAGTGATCTTAGTGTTTGTGAAAAGTCTGAGAAAGCTGGCATCACGTCGACAGAGGTAGAATTGTCACTTTTGTTCCAGAATTTAAGTGTTGCAGGAACAAAGCCTGGTGTCTTATCAGTGGTACCTGCCCACTCTGAACAGTTTGTACCTACCTCTGCCAATGAGAATTTTCCACAGCCTTTAACATCGCTGAAAAATGTAAAGTATATGGGAATGAACTATCATGATTTGTTGAAGGAATGTGATTCTGTCTCCTTAAACATCACTGAGAAAATGGTAGAATGTGTTGAAACTGCTACTAGAGATCAAAGTAAGTCCAAGTTGTGGTACAAGTTCAGAGCAGGCCGTATCACTGCATCACGAATGAAGACAGTATGTCACACAGATTCAGCCAAACCTTCTCAGTCCCTTATCAAAGGGATATGCTACCCGGAAGCTTTCAGCTTTACACGCAAGGCTACAAGTTGGGGATGTAGTCATGAGAGCGAAGCTAGAGAAATCtacttaaaaactagcaaaaGTCAACATGGTGATTTTTCAGTTGCAGAGTGTGGTCTTTTTAATAACACAGAGTGGCCATTTGTTGGTGCATCCCCGGATGGAATCATTAACTGCACCTGTCATGGTAGAGGTGTCCTAGAAATAAAATGTTCATTCTGCCATCGTGAAGCATCGCTGCAAACTGCAGCTACAGAGGACAAGAAGTTTTGCTTGAAAGTAACTGATGGCAAACTACATTTGGATAAAAGCCATGCATACTATTATCAGGTGCAAACACAACTATTTGTCTGTAATGTAGATTATGCAGACTTTTGTGTTCGTACCTTTGACAAAGATCTTCAAGGCATGCACAGCAATAATGGTATACACATTGAGCGTATTGAAAGAAACGTGAACTTTTGGACAAGTTGTATTGATAAAGCACACCACTTTTTTAAAACAAGTCTTCTGCCtgaattaatgggtaactggtACACCAGACCTGCTCTGCAGAGATTAACCAGTGAAGAAGGGAATTCCAACAAAACGGTATCTGACAGTACCATTGATTGTGAGCTATCTTTTGTGGATACCATTGATTCAGCAGAGTCATTATATCGCCACTGTCGTGGCCCTGAAGCAGGAACTATGATTGCATGCGATAACTCAGACTGTCCCATTGAATGGTTCCATACCAAATGCTTGAAACTGAAGAGCCTTCCCAAAGGAAAGTCAAAGTGGTACTGCCCAGACTGCAGAAAACTACCAGAGTTTCTTACTAGAAAGAAAAAGCTGTTTTTAATGTTATTGTTGTGTTTGTTTTAA